GCGATATTGAAATGGAAGTGGGGAGAGACGCGTTACAGTATTAGCCTAATACCGCTTGGTGGCTACGTGCGAATGGTTGGCGATATGCCAGAAGTCCTCAGTGGACCTCAGGCTACGGATGAGGCTGTGCGGAAAGGAGATTCTGCGAATTCTCACGAGCAAACGGAGAAGTCTGATTTATCGCCAGAGGAGCGGGCGCTTTCTGCCGATCGCTCGCGGTGGTTTATAGAAAAACCGCTCTTGCAGAGAAGCGCCATAGTTTTTGCCGGGCCTTTATTTAATTTTTTACTCGCCTGGCTAATGGTTACTAGTTGCATAGCAGTTTTTGGTCAGGAAAAGGTGGATGAGGCTCCAGTAATCGGCTCGACGATGGCTGGTTATCCAGCCGAAGCTGCCGGCATCAAAGCACAAGACCGTGCGGTTCTACTTAACGGCAGTGCAGTTGAGTCATGGTTGGATCTATCTGAGCGAATTCGCAGCGGAGATGGTAGCGAGATATCCATAAAAGTTTTACGGGCTGGCGAGGAGCTCGAGTTTAGTGTGAAGCCGCAAAGAAAGGAGATAGGTAGTGGCAGTGATGCTGAGGCGTTTTATTTAATCGGCATTGGTCCAAGCTTACTTCGACATGACGCGACGATTGGAGAGGCGACAGCTTCCGGACTTATTTGGATCTATGGCTGGACGGCTAAGACCCTTGGGGGGTTATGGGGGATGATTAGCGGACAGGTGTCGCCCAAAGAATTGGCTGGACCAATATTTATTTTTCAGGAAGCTGGAAGACAGGCCCAAAAAGGCGTAGAGCAGTTGGTTTATTTTGTCGCAGTTTTAAGTATTAGTTTGGCGGTGCTCAATTTACTGCCAATACCAGTGCTAGATGGTGGGCACTTGCTATTTTTCTTACTCGAAGCGATCATGGGGCCAATAAGCATTAAGAAGAGAGAAATAGCACAGCAAGTGGGACTCGTCTTCTTGCTCCTCTTAATGGGACTTGCGATACGAAATGACATCGTGCGCAAGCTGGATATCGAAGACGGTTCCTCAAGCGATGCGGCTTCCGATACTTCGAATGTAAAGTGATTTGTTACTGTATATGTCGCTATAGAGATGGGCATTGTACTAGGCATTGATACAACGGAGCGATCTTGTAGCGTATCGCTAGTTAGTTCCGGGAGTTCTCTGGCTCAGAGAATGTCTTTTGATACAGTGGCTACTGAGCAAGCACTCGCATTGATTTTTGACACACTAAGAGACGCGGAAGTTGGACTAGAACGGGTTTCAAAAATAGCCGTGGCTGTAGGCCCCGGCAGTTTCACAGGAATTAGGTCTGGGGTATCTATTGCATATGGCTTAAGCTGTGGACTAGATGGAGTCCCCGTTTGTGGCGTGTCTGTTTTGTGCGCGCGGGCATTGCCATATAGGAGCGCGGCTAGTTTTCTAATACCGATACTCACCGCGAGCAATACAGAAAAATTCTACTGCATATACGCTTCAAATCAGACAAATTTGTCTCATTTTCCTCAGGTTGGAATGCTTAAGATTGCTAGTAACGAATGTTTGGAGGATTGTTTGAGTACTGACATGCTTAAATGCCTTAAGGATCTAAACATAAAGACTGATAATCCAGAAAGTTGTTTTAGGAAAATAGAAGTAGATTTTTCGGCTTCGCCATCTTGCCTAGCGGAGGTAGATTTTCCAGCTACATTGGTAGCTAAATGCGCGGAAATTGTGCCCGCTAGTACTACGGCGATAAGCGGCGCTTTTTTGTGGAAGGAGGGTGCAAAGCTTTTGGAACTGCTATACGTTAAGGATGCCAATGCTAAGACATTGGTCGAGCGGCAATTGGCGCGTTGCGACCAAACTCATAACTTGTGCCCTTAAGTTGAAATTGGGGAAAAATGTTACGTTTATCGCTATGATTGCTAGCTCTTGACTAAATGGCTTTCCTAGAACTAACTCTTTATTCGTTTTTTCTTTTCGCAATTTTTCTTTTTTTGTTTATTCCGGCTGGTGCGCTAGTAGCGGAAAAGCTACTTAGCTCTGAAAGTGTGAATATTCGCCTATTGGCGGCAGTTGCCGTCTCGCTGGTTCTTTACAGTGGCCTAATTGCTATATTGCTGCTTTTCGGCGCTTCTCCTTTGTTCTTGGGAATTGCGTTAATGGCAATGAGTTCCGTTTGCTTTGGCTGTTGGCTACGCGCAGGGCTTTATCGAATGCTGTTCCGCGGGGAAATCGCCCAAGGGATTTTAATATTGGGAATGTTATTTTTTTCCTCGCAGGTAACACTAAGCTTTCCCGACGGCGATATTAGAAAAGCCTCTCCAGTAAGTACGATGCTCACCACAAACCTGCCAGTGGACGTGTTGATTTCGTATAATTTTTCGCGCTACCTTTTAGAAGACATAGATTTTGACAGCCTCGAAGTTGTCCCAACGTGGCAGTCGCTCTCACGTGGCCCTGTAGCCGGCATTTTAACTGCTGGTGTCTTGGCAATGCTTGGCTTAGAAGAGACATCCCCTTGGCTACTCGTTTCGGGTGTGCCGTTTTTTGTTTATCAAGCCCTTCTTGCTTTCCTCAATATACTTGCCGTATTTGCTGTTTGGAACCTAAGTGTTAACTACTTTAACGTCGTGTCGGCAAGATATGCTACCGCTTTAATGTCTTCTACATATTTCTTTTTTATAAACAGCATTTTTGCATGGCCTAAATTTCTCATGGGTTTTTTTGTCGCCGTTGCGATAGCCGTATTCCGGACTGGGAAGCATCCCATGTTGACAGGGATTTTGTTAGGAGCGGCTTTCTTAAGCCACGATTCGGGACTGTTTGCCATAGCTTCTTTTTTTTCTCTGCAATTCTGCAGTGCTGTTTTTAGCAAGCTCCGAGGGGTTAAGCTAGGGGATGTTTCTCTGCGAAATGCGTTTATCGCGATATTGGGCGACATTGTGCCTACAATTCTTTCTTTCGTTGGAACTGTGTTGCCATGGTTTTTGTTAAAATTAAACTCCGCACAGCAGTCGACGCGTGGCATTTACTATCTTCTCTTTTGCTACTTTGGAATGGACGCAGACACTTTGCCATTAAGATCGGTCTTGAAGTGGTATCTTGAGCAACAGTCGTTTGCAGAAATGCTAAGTGCTAGAATGAGCAATTTGTTTTATCCCTTCGATTTGGAGTCTTTGCTAACGGCGGTTCGTAGCTACTGGTTAGAGCCGCTTAAGTTGATTAATCACATAGGAACGGCCTCTTTCTATGGGTTTTTTGTGTCCTTGGGATTAATATTTGTCGGCCTTTTATTTTACGGCTTTGCAAAGAATTTCTCAAATAAAAATATGCTTTTTGTGTTTGGAGTTTCGTTTGGCTCACTTTTATTTGCGAGCCTCGCTACGGCATGTAGTTCGGCAACCGTAAATCACATCTGGGTATATCCTGCCTTTATTTGTGCAGCCATATATGCAGGGGCGGGTGTGTATTCGCTCGGGAAGCTAGGCGCAATACTTTGTGGTGTTGGTATCGGCATTAATTTGGCTTCGAGTTTTGTGGCTTATCAATATCACTCTATTGGGCGGGTGTATCTGCATGCGTCCGATGTGTATTCTTGTTTGCAGATAGGTGCTATGCTCTTTGCGTGTGCGTGCTGTTTATTGCCAGTTCGCTTTAGTGGCACGTGGGGATTAAAATTAAGCGCTTAAGATAGACGACAAACTTACAAATGAACAAGTATCTGGGAAATAATTTGTTAAGTTTAGGGCTTGCGATTGTAGTTTCGCTTACTATTTCTATTGCGATGAGGCAAAGTTTTATGTCGCTGCAGGATCCTAAGATGAGTTCTTTATTTAAGGGAGAACGTCGGACATTTCAGCAAACCATCGTTAACGATGCTAGTCAATTTGCAAGCGGCCACCAGCCGCAACTAAGTAGAGACGGGAAAAGAATTTCGTTTGTTGCTAGCAGTAGTGGCAATAAAAGCCGCGTTTATGTTTGGCAGGAAGGGTTTGGCTATAGTGCGATATCGGCCGAGTTGTCGTCGATCATGGGAACTCCAGAGCTTTCAGGGGATGGCTTAAGTGTTATCTTTTTAGGTCGAGCCGATGGTGCTCCGGTCGATAAGTTTAGCTTGTACCTTTGGAGCGATGGATACGGCGTAACTGAGTTACTTAGCTCTGCATTTGTTGGTTTATGGGGCTACAATTTATCTCAAGATGGATCTCGTGCTGTGTTTATACCTCTTAGCGGCGAGTCTCGTTTCTTGAAAAATTGTGGGGGAGTAAAGTGCCGTGAGGGTCAGGTGTTGTTAATGGATTTTGTTTTACCGGTTAGTGCGAGCGTGGATGGAAGTATTCGCGATAAGGAAAGGATGACTTATTCCATTCGCGAGTTGTCGGCAGTTAGTGGCTCCGAGGATTTTTTGGGGGCTGCCGTTAATGGGACGGAAGCTTCGGTTCTTTTAAGTAGATCAATTGTCGATAAGGGCGGAAAGGAAGGAGGTGTCGAGCTCAGTGTACGAAAAGTAGTGCTAGGTGGGATTGATATTTCATGGGATGTGGACGGAGATGGAGCGCGAGATCTGTTGTTGTTTCAGCACACGAGTGCCGATCCGTTGTGGCACATTCATACGGTTGGTGGGGTCTACGGAGCTGTGAGAAAGGCAACGGCGTATAGCGATGGTTACAGTAGTTGGAGGCTTGGTGCAGGTGGTTCGGTTCCAGTAGCGGGGGATTACAATGGCGACGGCATTTTGGATTTTGCTACGTATCGTCCGGAACGATTAGCTCGGTGGACTTTAAATGAAGCTAATTGGAATATTTATTTATCAGCCGATAGCGATCGCATGCGAGCTTTGCCGGGTGAAGGGGTGTCTCGCGGTGTGGCGCTTTTTTGGGGGGAGGGTGATGCGAAGGCCACGCCTGGAGATTTTGATGGAGATGGTGCGACTGATGTTGCCGTCTATAGTCCTTCGAGTGGGGCTTGGCAGATAATGTTTGCGCGTGGCAGGTTTAACCAGGTTAAGGCATCGCTAGGCTTAAATGGCTATGGCACGCAAGTGCTGTGGGGTGGGGGCATACCGGTGGTGGGCGATTATAATGGAGATGGGCAGAGCGATCTTGGGCTGTGGGAGGAGCCCGCGGTGTCGTCGAATGCAAAGGCTAGGTGGAAAATCTTTTATCTTGCCGATCGCGGAGGGAAGAAAAGGCGACCGCGAGTGCTTGAGTTCGGAAGATTTGGGGACAT
This portion of the Deltaproteobacteria bacterium genome encodes:
- the rseP gene encoding RIP metalloprotease RseP: MISNSLVFIVVLGILISAHEFGHFIVAKLCGVGVLRFSIGFGPAILKWKWGETRYSISLIPLGGYVRMVGDMPEVLSGPQATDEAVRKGDSANSHEQTEKSDLSPEERALSADRSRWFIEKPLLQRSAIVFAGPLFNFLLAWLMVTSCIAVFGQEKVDEAPVIGSTMAGYPAEAAGIKAQDRAVLLNGSAVESWLDLSERIRSGDGSEISIKVLRAGEELEFSVKPQRKEIGSGSDAEAFYLIGIGPSLLRHDATIGEATASGLIWIYGWTAKTLGGLWGMISGQVSPKELAGPIFIFQEAGRQAQKGVEQLVYFVAVLSISLAVLNLLPIPVLDGGHLLFFLLEAIMGPISIKKREIAQQVGLVFLLLLMGLAIRNDIVRKLDIEDGSSSDAASDTSNVK
- the tsaB gene encoding tRNA (adenosine(37)-N6)-threonylcarbamoyltransferase complex dimerization subunit type 1 TsaB; amino-acid sequence: MGIVLGIDTTERSCSVSLVSSGSSLAQRMSFDTVATEQALALIFDTLRDAEVGLERVSKIAVAVGPGSFTGIRSGVSIAYGLSCGLDGVPVCGVSVLCARALPYRSAASFLIPILTASNTEKFYCIYASNQTNLSHFPQVGMLKIASNECLEDCLSTDMLKCLKDLNIKTDNPESCFRKIEVDFSASPSCLAEVDFPATLVAKCAEIVPASTTAISGAFLWKEGAKLLELLYVKDANAKTLVERQLARCDQTHNLCP
- a CDS encoding VCBS repeat-containing protein codes for the protein MNKYLGNNLLSLGLAIVVSLTISIAMRQSFMSLQDPKMSSLFKGERRTFQQTIVNDASQFASGHQPQLSRDGKRISFVASSSGNKSRVYVWQEGFGYSAISAELSSIMGTPELSGDGLSVIFLGRADGAPVDKFSLYLWSDGYGVTELLSSAFVGLWGYNLSQDGSRAVFIPLSGESRFLKNCGGVKCREGQVLLMDFVLPVSASVDGSIRDKERMTYSIRELSAVSGSEDFLGAAVNGTEASVLLSRSIVDKGGKEGGVELSVRKVVLGGIDISWDVDGDGARDLLLFQHTSADPLWHIHTVGGVYGAVRKATAYSDGYSSWRLGAGGSVPVAGDYNGDGILDFATYRPERLARWTLNEANWNIYLSADSDRMRALPGEGVSRGVALFWGEGDAKATPGDFDGDGATDVAVYSPSSGAWQIMFARGRFNQVKASLGLNGYGTQVLWGGGIPVVGDYNGDGQSDLGLWEEPAVSSNAKARWKIFYLADRGGKKRRPRVLEFGRFGDIPVPADYNGDSITDIAVFRPSNRTWFIRFSENNVRQFQWGIESPSFPVPADYDGDGLADFAFYIFDASPRWQFYSSSTPTKVAEIMPNTNAVVTSFGFGNPEAFPQQQWLWKHYRNEL